A region from the uncultured Macellibacteroides sp. genome encodes:
- a CDS encoding VOC family protein — protein sequence MKIAHIAIWTDRLEEMRAFYVKYFHGISNEKYVNPVKGFESYFVRFEGGDTSLEIMRSSHIKNTTQTEHLGLCHFAFALENKETVNAFTEQMRADGYHVLGEPRITGDGFFESVIADPDGNRVELVAENI from the coding sequence ATGAAAATTGCACATATTGCCATATGGACAGACAGGCTTGAAGAGATGAGAGCCTTCTATGTAAAGTACTTTCACGGAATTAGCAACGAAAAGTATGTGAATCCGGTTAAAGGATTTGAATCCTATTTTGTCCGGTTCGAAGGAGGTGATACATCGCTGGAGATTATGCGCAGCAGTCATATAAAAAACACGACACAGACCGAACATCTCGGTTTGTGCCATTTTGCTTTTGCTTTGGAAAATAAAGAAACAGTCAACGCTTTCACCGAACAAATGAGAGCGGATGGTTATCATGTCTTGGGTGAGCCACGTATTACCGGCGATGGCTTTTTCGAAAGCGTGATTGCCGATCCCGACGGTAACCGGGTAGAATTAGTGGCAGAGAATATTTAA
- a CDS encoding cation diffusion facilitator family transporter produces the protein MNIDIYKVNVQRKIVAISVLLLVAKFLAFFLTNSVGILTDALESIVNVIAGFVSLYSLFFASKPKDERHPFGHGKVELISASIEGILIMVAGGIIIYEGIKRIFIPAEIQQLDLGITLVAAAGLVNYLLGWYSIRVGKKHNSIALVAGGKHLQSDTYSSIGLVLGLILLYITKIGWIDSLLAISFGGIIVITGVSILRKTIDNLMDKADSEILSVISDLIRRNRKTHWVDVHNLKVVKYGSTYHIDCDLTLPWYYNIRESHKACEDLESAFGCEFTTKVQLSIHSDPCYEYHCPTCQMNNCTYRTRPFAENIELSVEQITKSDEAIQKNCLSF, from the coding sequence ATGAATATAGACATCTATAAAGTTAATGTGCAACGAAAAATAGTTGCCATTTCTGTTTTACTCTTAGTTGCGAAGTTTTTAGCATTTTTCCTTACAAATTCCGTTGGAATTCTAACCGATGCTTTGGAAAGTATCGTCAATGTTATTGCCGGATTTGTGAGCCTTTATAGCCTCTTTTTTGCCAGTAAACCTAAAGATGAACGCCATCCGTTTGGACATGGTAAAGTAGAACTGATTTCGGCTTCGATTGAAGGAATTCTGATTATGGTTGCTGGTGGAATTATTATTTATGAAGGTATCAAGCGAATATTTATACCTGCTGAGATTCAGCAACTCGATCTTGGTATTACTCTTGTAGCGGCTGCCGGATTAGTAAACTACCTGTTGGGCTGGTACAGTATCCGCGTAGGGAAAAAACATAATTCGATTGCTTTAGTTGCCGGAGGAAAACATTTACAATCCGACACCTATTCTTCTATTGGTCTGGTTTTGGGTCTGATATTGCTTTATATAACTAAAATAGGGTGGATTGATAGTTTGTTGGCAATTTCCTTTGGAGGTATTATTGTAATTACGGGAGTTAGCATCCTGCGAAAAACAATTGATAATCTTATGGATAAGGCAGATTCTGAAATCCTTTCGGTGATATCTGATTTAATTCGCAGGAACCGCAAAACGCATTGGGTAGATGTGCATAACCTTAAAGTAGTAAAATACGGAAGTACGTATCATATCGATTGTGATCTTACTCTGCCCTGGTATTATAATATTAGAGAAAGCCACAAGGCTTGCGAAGATTTGGAGAGTGCCTTCGGTTGTGAGTTTACAACCAAGGTACAGCTGTCCATTCATTCGGATCCATGTTATGAATATCACTGCCCTACGTGCCAAATGAATAATTGCACCTACCGTACACGTCCATTTGCTGAAAATATAGAGTTATCGGTCGAGCAGATTACAAAATCGGACGAGGCAATTCAAAAAAACTGTCTCTCTTTCTAA
- a CDS encoding SPFH domain-containing protein: MLYLYLLVVVLFLFFAGIRIVRPTQRGLIERLGKYHKFANPGFHWIIPIIDKLYIVNVTEQMVDAQPQEIITNDNLNASVDAQVYFKVKCDEESVKGSMYSVNNYKLQIVSLARTTLRNIIGTLTLKSANSERGKINAELYGTLHNETQNWGIEIVRTELKEIDPPKDVQETMNKVVKAENEKIAAIDSATAAETVADGIKRAKIKEAEGYKQSKILHAEGEAEAIRLVNEAADKYFVGNAQLLRKLEALETSLGTNAKIVVPTGSDLVNVISEMAGIVPLERKQK; the protein is encoded by the coding sequence ATGTTGTACTTGTATTTATTAGTAGTTGTTTTATTCTTGTTTTTTGCAGGAATCAGAATTGTAAGGCCTACCCAGCGTGGTTTGATTGAACGTCTTGGTAAGTATCATAAATTTGCTAATCCGGGATTTCACTGGATTATTCCGATTATCGATAAGCTGTATATTGTAAACGTAACCGAGCAAATGGTGGATGCTCAGCCTCAGGAAATTATCACCAACGATAATCTGAATGCAAGTGTGGATGCTCAGGTCTATTTTAAGGTAAAATGTGATGAGGAGAGTGTAAAAGGGTCTATGTATAGCGTGAATAACTATAAGTTGCAAATAGTAAGTCTGGCCCGTACTACTTTGCGTAATATTATTGGTACACTTACACTCAAATCGGCGAATAGCGAACGGGGTAAAATAAATGCAGAACTCTATGGAACACTTCATAACGAAACCCAAAATTGGGGTATTGAAATAGTGCGAACGGAGTTAAAGGAAATTGATCCTCCAAAGGATGTACAGGAAACCATGAATAAAGTGGTGAAAGCCGAAAACGAAAAGATCGCAGCAATAGATTCTGCTACTGCTGCCGAAACTGTTGCAGATGGTATAAAGCGAGCAAAGATAAAGGAGGCCGAAGGTTATAAGCAATCGAAGATATTGCATGCTGAAGGCGAAGCCGAAGCCATCAGGTTAGTTAATGAAGCTGCCGATAAGTATTTTGTTGGTAATGCGCAGCTTTTACGTAAGCTGGAGGCGCTGGAAACTTCTCTTGGTACCAATGCCAAAATCGTAGTTCCAACGGGTAGCGATCTGGTAAACGTGATTAGTGAGATGGCCGGTATTGTTCCTTTGGAGAGAAAGCAAAAGTAA
- a CDS encoding VOC family protein, protein MCHFAFVLENKEKVNAFTEQMRADSYHVMGEPQHITGYGFLESVIADPDGNRVELVAENI, encoded by the coding sequence TTGTGTCATTTTGCTTTTGTTTTGGAAAATAAAGAAAAGGTCAACGCTTTCACCGAACAAATGAGAGCGGACAGTTATCATGTCATGGGCGAGCCACAACACATTACCGGCTATGGCTTTTTAGAAAGCGTGATTGCCGATCCCGATGGCAACCGGGTAGAATTAGTGGCAGAAAATATTTAA